CAAACGATCCGTATTCGCACCCCGTTTTAGATCAAGGAAAAAATGGATTCGGACAAGCTGCCTACGGAGGTTACAAAAAAGATGCTCCTGATGCGATGCGTCTTGGCGCGATTGCAAAACGTTTGGTGGCTGCAGTTAAAAAATACGACAAGTCACGCCCGACAACAGCAGGTTTAGCTGGAGTTGCGATGTCTAATGAAACAGAATATCCAGGCGCTTTAGACATTACAGGTTACAATTATACAGAAAGCAAATATCAGTCAGATCACCAAAAATATCCAAAAAGAGTAATTTTTGGAAGTGAGAATGTTCATGATATGGAACCTTGGCTAGCAGTAAAAAACAACAAGCATATTTTCGGACAGTTTCTTTGGACAGGAATCGATTATTTAGGAGAATCAGGAAGATGGCCTTCAAGAGGATTTTATTCTGGTTTAGTTGATTTTGCTGGAGTTATCAAGCCAAGAGGCTATTTCCGTCAGTCATTATGGTCAGATAAACCTATGGCATATTTAGGAACATATCCGTTGACAAACGATAAAGATGTTTCTAAAGATGCATGGGCAATCTGGAATTACGAAAACGGACAAAAAATTCGCGTGGTTTGTTATACCAATGCAGCAAAAGCACGTTTGGAATTGAACGGAAAAGTAGTGGGAGAAACGAAGTTGTATGATGAAAAAACGGGAATTATCTATTGGGATATTCCGTTTGCATCAGGAAAATTAGAAGCAGTTGGTTTAGATGCAGGCGATAAAGAAGTAAGCCGTTATGCCATCAATTCTACTCAACAGCCATTTGAGTTAACCATTGCCGATAAAGATATCACCATTAGCAAAGACAAAGGCGTGGCTAAAATTATGGTTCAGGTAAAAGACCAAAACGGACTTCCAGTAATGCTTTCAGACAACGAAGTGACTTGTACCATCAATGGCGCAGCAACATTATTGGGATTGGAAGCAGGAAACAACAGCGACATGACCGATTATACTGATAATATTCAAAGAGTTTTCCACGGACATATTGCAGCGTATATTCAAGCAAATGGCGATTCGACAGCACCTATAAAAGTAAAATTTACAAGCCAGTGGTTAAAACCTGTTGAGGTTACTGTAAATGTGAAATAACAAAGCAGAAAAAGACCTAACAGGTTTTTAAAACCTGTTAGGTCTAATTTTTGTCTGTAACAATAAAATTTCATTATATTTAAAGTGTAAAAACCACACATAAAAAACCACAATGAAAATTACAAACTTACTTACAATGGCGATAGGAGCCTTTTTTCTATCAGCCGTATCTAACGCACAAACCAAAACGTTTCAAAAAGAAGAATTCAAACAATGGGCTCAGACTCCGCCAATGGGCTGGAACAGCTGGGATTGTTATGGACCAACAGTAGAAGAACACGAAGTAAAAGCCAATGCTGATTATATGGCAAAAGAGCTCAAGAAATTTGGATGGGAATATGTTGTTGTAGATATTCGATGGTTTGTCGAAAATGACAAAGCGGGAGGCTACAACCAAACAGACCCTCGTTATGTAATCGATCAATACGGAAGATATCTTCCAGCTGTTAATAGATTCCCTTCAGCAAAAGACGGACAAGGTTTTAAACCATTGGCCGATTACATCCATAAAAAAGGATTAAAATTCGGAATCCATATTATGCGTGGAATTCCTAAAAAAGCGGTTGAAGACAAATTGCCAATTAAAGGAGCAAACGGAATCACAGCAGATCAAGTGTATTCGACAGCATTGCAATGCGAATGGCTGAAAGACAATTATACCATTGTAGCAGACAAGCCTGGAGCGCAGGAATATTACGATTCTATTTTCGAATTATATGCGCAATGGGGAGTAGATTTTATTAAAATTGATGATTTATCAAGACCGTATCACGAAGGCGAAATCAATTTAATCAGAAATGCAATTGACAAATGTGGGCGTAAAATTGTTTTAAGTACATCGCCAGGAGAAACACCAATTTCAGCAGCGCCACACGTATCTACACATGCCAATATGTGGCGTATGGTAGATGATGTTTGGGACACATGGCCGCATATCACGCATTTAATGGATGTTGCTCAAAAATGGTATCCGTACATCGCGCCGGGAACATGGCCAGATTGCGATATGATTCCGTTAGGGCGCATTTCAATCAGAGGAGAAAGAGGCAATGACCGTATGACACGTTTAACAAAAGACGAGCAATATACTTTGATTACATTTTTCAATATCTTCAAGTCTCCCTTATTCTTTGGAGGTGATTTGCCTAGTAATGATGCCTTTACCTTATCATTATTAACCAATAAGGAAGTTGTAAAAATGCACAATCAAAGCACCGATGTTAAGCAGCTTTTCCAAAAAGACGGAAAAATTGCCATTACTTCAAAAAATCCAAAAGATGGAAGTGTTTATCTAGCCTTGTTTAATATTTCGGATAATGCTTCGCAAAAAGTTGTCGTAAACCTTTCTGATATAGGAATTTCAGGTTCAGCAGAAATTTTGAATATGTGGACAGGCGAAAAATCAAAATCAACTTCAAAAGAAATCGGACTGGAATTAAAACCTCACAGTTCTGTTTTATATCAATTAAAAAGTAAAAAATAAATGAAAAGAATACTTCTTTGCCTTGTATCATTACTAAGCCTTTTTGATCCTTTACAAGCCCAAAATACAGCAAAAGGAATTCCGCCCGTTATTGCCGACAAAGACTTAACAGCGTATTTGTTCGTTTATTTCATTGGAAATAAAGTCGAAGAAGAGGCCGTTAATTATGCAGTAAGCACTGACGGGTATCATTATTATGCACTCAACAATAACAAACCTATTTTAGACAGTAAAACCATCAGTTCAACTGGAGGAGTTCGTGATCCGCATATATTGCGTGGTGAAGACGGTAAGACATTTTATATGGTTTTGACCGATATGACTTCTTCAAAAGGCTGGGACAGCAATCGTGCCATGGTTTTACTAAAAAGCACCGATTTGGTAAACTGGAAAAGCAGCATTGTCAATATCCAAACTGCATTTCCTGGAAACGAAGACTTAAAACGCGTTTGGGCGCCACAGACTATTTACGATGCAAAAGCAGGTAAATACATGATTTACTTTAGCATGCAGCATGCAGGAGGACCAGATAAAATTTATTACGCTTATGCGAATAAAGATTTCACGGCTTTAGAAAGCGCTCCAAAATTGTTATTTGTTCCAAAGTCGGGAAATGCTTGTATCGACGGTGATATCATCGAAAAAAATGGAGAATACCATCTTTTTTACAAAACAGAAACCAATACGCCAGGAATCAAAGTGGCGGTTACAAAAGATTTGACTTCAGGAAATTGGATTGAAAATGATAACTACCTGCAGCAGACCAAAGATGGAGTAGAAGGTTCGAGTGTTTTCAAACTAAATAATTCAGACGAGTATATTTTGATGTACGATGTGTACACCAAAGGAAGATATCAATTTACAAAAACGAAAGATTTAGAAAACTTCAGTGTGATTGACAATGACATTTCAATGGATTTTAATCCGCGTCATGGAACGATTCTTCCGATAACTCGTTCTGAATTAAAACGAATTACAGACAAATGGGGAACGCCTGCAAAACTTCCAAAAGTAAACCATAATCCAGTTTTGGAAGGGTATTACGCCGATCCTGAAATTTTGTATTCCAACAAAACAAAGAAATATTACATCTATCCAACAAGCGACGGATTCGACGGCTGGTCGGGTTATTATTTTAAAACCTTTTCTTCAGATAATTTAGTCGATTGGAAAGATGAAGGTATCATTATCGATCTGAAAAAAGACGTGGCTTGGGCAAACAGAAATGCTTGGGCGCCTTGTATTGTAGAGAAAAAGATTAAAGGGAAATACAAATATTTTTACTATTTCACAGCAGCACAAAAAGTGGGAGTAGCCGTTTCTGATAATCCAACCGGACCATTTAAAGACAGCGGAAAAGCAATTGTGGCAACAAGACCCGAAGGCATAAAAGACGGACAAGAAATTGATCCCGATGTTTTTACAGATCCAAAAACGGGCAAAAGTTATTTGTATTGGGGAAATATGTATATGGGAGTTGCGGAGTTAAATCCTGATATGGTTTCGATAAAAGCAGGAACAACTAAAGTAATTGCAGTTAATGATACTTTCCGTGAAGGAACATACGTAATCTATAGAAACGGAAAATATTATTTCTTTTGGAGCGAAGACGACACCAGAAGTCCGAATTACAAAGTGAGATACGGAATTTCAAATTCTCCAACAGGACCGCTTGAAATTCCAAAAGATAATATCGTAATTCAAGGAAACCCAGCAGAAGGCATTTATGCAACAGGACACAATTCTGTTTTGCAACTTCCGAACAAAGACGAATGGTATATCACGTATCATAGATTCTCTTATCCAACAGGAATTAAAATGGGAGATGCGGGAGGTTTTCACCGAGAAGTCTGCATCGATAGATTAGAGTTCAATCCAGATGGAACCATAAAGCAGGTAATCCCAACACATAAAGGGATTCCAGCAGTCAAATAATATTTAATTTTAGTTTTTAATGAAGAAGCCGTTCTCTGTTTAGGGAACGGCTTTTTTTGTGAGCATAAGTTACTTTAACTATCGAATTTATTATAAGTAAAACGCTATATAGGAAAAAGAAACTATAAGTAAAAATTGATGAAAAGATTGAATTACAACCGTTGGTTATATTCTATAAGCTGCTTTGTAGGAAAAAAATAGGTTTTATCCGTAATATTGCGATATGGTGTGTTGTTCGAACATTACAGCATTTTTAAACACATTTTTTTAAGCCCCAAAAACACTTTTAGACCGTCATGTTGTATTTGACTTCTAAATGATTCTTATTTTTTAATTATTATTTATTATGTTCATTTTCCTTACCCACGATCAGGTACAATTTCACTATGGATCAAAGCGCTGGCAGTACAGTTTTAATGAAATTGTAGAATTAGGACTGCTCAAACGAAAAAAGAGTTACTTTTTTGAAAACAGTGCATTTATTACAGTTACCGCAATGGCCTATTACTGTATGATATTTACCAATTTAATGGAGCTCTATTACCTAATTCCAGCCCTGTTATGTTACACCCTCCTCATTATCCTGCGATTTCACAACAATACCGAATTCAATTATTACGTTATTGTTAGAGATACAAACCACAAAGAAATAAAAGTAAAGATAAATCCCGTAGACCGCCCCGCTATAGGAAGAGAAATCGATGACTATTTGAATTTTGAGTTTGAACGCATATTAGAGCAGACTAAGAAAACGGCCTGACAATGTATGAATTATTAAACGAAATTTCAAATTACGATTTGGTTTTTATTATCGTAGCTATTGTATATGGTTTTATCATTATTATAAGAAAAAAATAAAAATTTACGGCTTTAGAAAAACCTACAACAATAGCAGTAAAAATTATTCACCCAAAAATATAGCTGTAATTCCGTAAGTTTAGCAGCGTTCTGTTTCAGCTATACGTGCCCCCCAAATTAAACTTATGGCAACTTCAATCAAAAATAAAATTAAAAGTATAAGAGAGTTAAAAAATTATACTCAAGAATATATGGCAGATCAATTAGGTGTCACTCAAGCAGGTTATAGTAAAATTGAAAAAGGAAAAACAATTTTGTCTTACGTTAAATTAGTCGAAATAGCAAAAATCTTAGAAGTTAGCGTAGAAGATATCATTAGTTTTGATAGTCAGAGATACTTTAACAGCTTTAATACCGTCAAAGGAAATAGTAATTCTGGAAATATTTCCATCAATTCAGATAATAGTGAAGCTTTAAAATCACTTTATGAAGATAAAATAAAACTGCTCGAAAAACTTCTGGCCAAAACAGAAGAAGAACTGAATCGATACAAGAAAAAATTTGGCAGTTTATAAAATGAAAAAACGAGGTCGTATGGGCCTCGTTTTTTATTTTGTATATAAGAATTTAAGCTGTTTGATCGTCAACAGCTGCATCAGGAGCATTTTTCTTTACAGATTCAATTCCGTTTTCTCTTGCAGAAACACTTTCGTACATTTCGCTGGATCCAATGATTTGTCCGTTACTTGCTTTCAAATTAAAATAAGGTTTACCGCTGCTTGATTCTTTTCTGTCAAAACGATTATCGTCTTGAGAATTAGTTTTCACAGATTCAATTCCGTTTGAGCAAGCCGCTTTGGTGCTGTACCCTTCACTACTTAAAATTGTTTGGCCGTTACCAGCTTTCAAATTAAACTGAAATTCACCATTGGTTCTTTTAGTAATTACAAATTTTCCCATGCTAGTTTATTTTAAATTAGATATTATTTTTGATTTTGCTAATTATAAAAATACAAAACTTCATAATATAAAAAATGTTGTAAGAAAAAATAATTGTTAAGCTATTATTTCCAGTAAAATAAGTTTGGTTTAAAACTTCTGTAAGTAAGAAAAAGTTTATATTTTTGAAGCAAAAAAATATGAAGAAAACAATTATAATATGCATCGCTGCTTTTCAGCTGCTATCTTGTAATTCCAAAAAAAGCCAAGAAGAAGATAATACCGTATCTATAGATTCTGTAAGTACAAATAATGAAATAGATCCGATTAGAGTTTTTGAAGGAACATTGCCGTGTGCCGACTGCAATGGCATACAAACCGTTTTAAAAGTTAATATTGTAGATAATAACTTTGAATTAACCAGTATTTACGAAGGAAAATCACCAGAGAAAAAAATAGTCGAAAAAGGGAATTTAAATACTGAAAAAGGATTAGACAAAGACAAAGATGGTACTATTTATATTTTAAACTGGGATAAACCACAAACCGAACAAATCTACTATGGTTATTACAGCAACAACCCCGAAAAACTGTATAGGCTTGATAGAGATAAGAAAATAATCAAATCTCAGCTGCATTATTTTTTAGAATTAAATGAATAATGTTATCTGAAACAATTTAGATAAGCTTTCAAAAAAATATTACAAACTTAAACGCAGGAAAGTCATTTAAGTTTGTAATATTTTTTATTTTTAGACATTAAACTAAATCATTAGTACCTATTTTTATTGATGGATAAGAACGTATGAAAGAAATCACTGAAATCCTTAGAGCCTATACAGAAGCAAAGTCAGCAGGAAAAAAAACAGCTTTGGCAACCGTAGTAAAAGTAGAAGGATCATCATACAGACAACCCGGAGCCAGAATGCTGGTAACCGAAGATGGGATGCTGACAGGAGCCATAAGCGGCGGCTGTTTAGAAGGTGATGCCCTGCGAAAAGCACTTCTCTCCATCAACCAAAAACAAAATAAACTCGTAACCTACAATACCAGCAGCGAAGATGATGCCGAAGTTGGTTTGCAGCTTGGATGCAACGGAATCGTTCATATTCTTTTTGAATATATAGATGAAGAAGCTCAAAATAACCCCATTCAGCTTTTAGAACAATTAGAATCAGAAAGAAAAGAAGCTGTTATTGTTACAGTATTTTCCCTGAAAAGAAATGCTTCTCAAATAGGGACAACCTTATTTTTTAGAAAAGACAGTCCTGTTTTAAATCATCACAATGAAGCTTTGAATCTGATTTCTGATGTGAAAGAAGTGTTGAAAACGAAGACTTCTACAATAAAAAAACTTCAGGAAGAAAGCGATGATGAAGCATTGATTGAATATATAAAACCATCCATTTTGCTTGTAATTGCAGGAGCAGGAAACGATATTCAGCCAGTTGTTAAAATGGCAGCCATTTTAGGATGGAAAATTACTATTGGCGATGGACGTGCGACGCATGCAACAGCAAAACGTTTTCCAAAAGCCAATCAGATTTCGGTCGTGAAACCAGAACAATTTCTAGAAAATATAATCATTGACGGTCAGACCTATTTTGTTTTGATGACACACAATTACAAATATGATCTGGCTGTTTTGAAGGCATTGCTGCAAACTAATTGCTATTATGTCGGAATTCTCGGTCCAAAATCAAAATTCAACCGAATGCAGGATGATCTTTTAGCAGAAGGAATTACCATAAATGAAGAGCAGTTAAGCCGAATTCACAGCCCTGTTGGTTTAGATATTGGCGCCGAAACCTCAGAAGAAATTGCCTTGTCAATCATCTCTGAAATTAAAGCTGTGGCTTCATCCCGTGAAGGAACTTCTTTGAAATATAAACTGGGTAAAATTCACGATGAAATTCATAATGGAGAATAAATTCCGAAATAAAACAGGGATTATTATTTTGGCAGCCGGAAGTTCTTCACGATTGGGCAGCCCCAAACAACTTTTGAAATATAAAGAATCAACTCTGCTGAAAAACACCATTTCACAAGCTTCTAAAGTTTCAAGTGCCTTTATAATTGTGGTGACAGGATCAGAAGCTGAGATAATTGAAAAAGAATTTAATACAGAAGAAATACTGTTTTCTTTTAATCCAGATTGGCAAAACGGAATGTCTTCATCAATTATAAAAGGAATTGAGGAATTATTACATTTTAATCCAGATTGTGAACAATGTATTCTGGCGGTCTGCGATCAGCCATTTGTAACGAGTTTCGTCTTTGAAAATTTAATTCGAGAATCAAATAAAAATCAAAAAGGAATGGCAGCTTCTGCATATTCAGAAACATTAGGAACACCAGTTTTATTTCACAAAAAGTATTTCCAAGAATTACTAAAATTAAAAGGACAGGAGGGAGCCAAAAAACTCATTAAAAAGCATCTAGATGATGTTATCTCAGTTCCTTTTGAAAAAGGTAACATTGATATCGATACAGAAGATGATTATTCTCAGTTGATTTCTTTTGATAAGTGACAGAGGTTTAAAGAGACAGAGGTTCAAAGAGACAAAGGTTCAAAGAGACAGAGGTTCGAAGTGAAAAAGGTTCAAAGTGACATAGTGGCAAAGTTTTTTTAATATCACGCACGCGCTAAGATGCAACGCTTTTTATGAGTTGCCTCCAGTTTTAACTGGAGGTACATTAAGGAGCAAAGTAATAGGCTTTAGCCAAACATGTCGTAGTTTGGCTAAAGCCTGCGCTAGTTGTCTTTTCTCATCCAGCTAAAGATGAACGTAATTCAAGTAGTATAAAAACTTTGCACATCTGCAATCTTCGCGAGATTAAACAAACTTCACGCCTCAGCGACTTTGCGAGAGATAAAAAAACTTAGCGTCTTCGAGCCTTAGCAACAAAAAAGATCATATTCGTCTAGCCAATTCCAAAACCCGCTCTACAGCAATATCAATTTCCTCAGAAGTAGTAAATCGTCCCAAACTAAATCGAATCGAACTCAAAGCATCTTCATCAGATAATCCCATTGCTTTTAAAACATGCGAAGGTTCAGAAGTCACCGCTGAGCACGAAGCGCCATTTGAAACTGAAATATTTCCCAAACCCAAAATCAACTGTTCTGAATTTACGCCTGGAAAACAAATATTTGTGGTATTATAAATTCGGTTTTCAATATTTCCATTTACAAAAGAACCTTCAAATTGCAATAAACCTTTTTCAAGTTTGTCTCTCAAAAGAAGAATTCTATTTTGATCTTTTTCTAATTCATTAAGAGCAATTTCCGATGCTTTTCCCAAACCGATTATTCCGGGTACATTTAACGTTCCGCTTCGTAATTTTCGTTGCTGCCCGCCTCCAACAATTTGAGGAGACAATTTGATTTTGGCTTTCGCCGAAACATACAAAGCGCCAACACCTTTCGGACCATAAAATTTATGTGCTGATAAAGTCAAAAGATCAATTCCGAGTTTTTTAACATCAACCGGAATCTTTCCAATCGCTTGTGTCGCATCACACATAAAAAGTACATTTTTATCTTTCAGAATTTTAGAAATCGCACTGACATTTTGTATGACACCTGTTTCGTTATTAGGAAACATTCCAATGAAAACCAGTGTTTTATCGGTAATTATTTCTTCCAAAAGTTGAAGATTTAAAAGCCCATCAGAATCAGTTGAAAGATACGTAATGTCATAACCAATGCTTTCCATAAACCGGCAAGTTTCAAGAACGGCTTTATGTTCGGTTTGAACGGTAACAATATGTTTTCGGTTTTGATCTGCCAAACCTTTTATTGCCAAGTTGATAGCTTCAGTAGCGCCAGAAGTAAAGACGATTTCATCAGCCTCTGCATTTATCAAATCAGCCGTTTGCCATGCCGCATTTTCAACCGCTTCTTTTACTGTTAATCCAGCCAAATGAGTTCCCGTCGAATTTGCGTATAAATCAGTAAAATAAGGAAGCATCGCATTTAAAACTCGCTCGTCAACACGGGTTGTGGCATTATTATCAAGATAAATGATTTCTTGTTGTGGCATAATTTGGGCTTATTTCAGTAAAAATACAATTTTATAATCTCGCAAAGGCGCGAAGACGCAAAGTTTTTTAAACCATATAAGTGATATAAGTTCAATTAAGAAAAAACTTAAAATTCCTTATATCCCTTATATGGTTATTTTTTTGAATTAAACTTTGCGTCTCTGCGACTTTGCGAGAATTTATTTATTATGCTTTGCGAACTTTGCGAAAACATTGCGCCTTTGCGGTTAAAAAAAACGAAATTGTAATTATTCTAAATAAGAGTAATGTTTGAATTTCATAACTTTTTGTGATTTAAGTTGATTAAATTTGTTAGAATGACAAAGTGAATTTGCTAATTTAACAAATAGACTGAATGGCTTCTAAAAAAACAAATCAGAATAAAGTAACGCCCGAGGATGCTAATTCGCGCCGTGACTTTATAAAGAAATCAGGACTTTTTACCGCTCTTGCTCTAGCACCGCCTTCATTGGTAATGGCTTCAGAAAAGAAATGGGACGAAAAAATTGCGGAATATTTAGAAACAGTACCGCTTTCTATTGAAGTAAATGGCACAAAACACAATTTAAACATTGAGCCTAGAACCACACTGTTGGATTTACTTCGCGAACAATTGCAGCTTACAGGAACTAAAAAAGGCTGTGACCACGGACAATGTGGTGCGTGTACGGTTCATGTAAACGGAACTCGAATTTTGTCTTGTCTTTCTCTGGCATCGATGCAGCAAAATGCCCAAGTAACTACAATCGAAGGACTTTCAAAAGGTAAAAAACTGCATCCCATGCAGGAAGCTTTTATCAAACACGATGGTTTTCAATGCGGATATTGCACTCCGGGACAAATCATGTCGGGAATTGCCTGTATCAAAGAAGGCCACGCCAACAGCAGAGAAGAAATCAGCGAATATATGAGCGGTAACATCTGCAGATGTGGTGCTTATCACAATATCGTTGATGCTATAACTGAAGTGAAGGAAGGAGGGAAGAAAATATGAAAAACTTTCAGATCATTAAAGCTTTGTCGTCATCATCGGCAGTTATAGGAAAAGCTAAAGATAATTCTTCTATGTTTATCGCTGGAGGAACCAATCTGGTTGATTTAATGAAGAAAAACATTGTCGCTCCTGACAAACTGGTTGACATCAACGGATTAGATTTAAAGAAAATAGAATTTTTAAAAGGAAAAGTTTCAATAGGGGCTTTGGCTAAAAACAGTCAGGTTGCCGAAGATGCTTCCATCAAAGAAAAATATCCTTTGCTGGCATTGGCTTTAGCGGCTGGAGCTTCTCAGCAGATTCGTCACATGGCGACTGTCGGTGGAAATATGTTGCAGCGTACTCGTTGTTCTTATTTTTACAACACTGATATGCCTTGCAACAAACGCGCTCCAAAAAGTGGTTGTGGTGCAATTGGCGGTTCGAACAGAATGCACGCTGTATTTGGCGCTTCAGACAGTTGTATTGCGGTTCACCCTAGTGATATGTGTGTGGCTTTGGCTGCACTTGACGCGAAAGTTTTGGTAGAAGGTCCAAAAGGAAAACGAGAAATTGATTTTACCGATTTTCATCGTCTTCCGGGAAATACACCTGAAAAAGACAATACTTTAGATAGCAGAGAATTAATTACTTCGGTAGAAATTCCAGATAATAATTTCACTAAAAATGTCCATTATCTAAAAGTTCGTGACAGAACGAGTTATGCTTTTGCATTAGTGTCTGTTGCTGTGGCTTTGGAAATAAAAAATAATACCATAAATGATGTCAGGCTGGCTATGGGCGGTGTGGCACATAAACCTTGGAGATTAACGGAAACCGAAAAATTCCTGAAAGGAAAAGCAGTTTCAGAAGATCTATTTAAACAAGCAGGCGATTTGTCTATGAAAGGCGCTAGAGGATACGGCGACAATGATTTTAAATTAACGCTTGGAGGAAACGCAGTAACGGAA
This is a stretch of genomic DNA from Flavobacterium endoglycinae. It encodes these proteins:
- a CDS encoding copper resistance protein NlpE, whose translation is MKKTIIICIAAFQLLSCNSKKSQEEDNTVSIDSVSTNNEIDPIRVFEGTLPCADCNGIQTVLKVNIVDNNFELTSIYEGKSPEKKIVEKGNLNTEKGLDKDKDGTIYILNWDKPQTEQIYYGYYSNNPEKLYRLDRDKKIIKSQLHYFLELNE
- a CDS encoding helix-turn-helix transcriptional regulator, producing MATSIKNKIKSIRELKNYTQEYMADQLGVTQAGYSKIEKGKTILSYVKLVEIAKILEVSVEDIISFDSQRYFNSFNTVKGNSNSGNISINSDNSEALKSLYEDKIKLLEKLLAKTEEELNRYKKKFGSL
- a CDS encoding 2Fe-2S iron-sulfur cluster-binding protein; the encoded protein is MASKKTNQNKVTPEDANSRRDFIKKSGLFTALALAPPSLVMASEKKWDEKIAEYLETVPLSIEVNGTKHNLNIEPRTTLLDLLREQLQLTGTKKGCDHGQCGACTVHVNGTRILSCLSLASMQQNAQVTTIEGLSKGKKLHPMQEAFIKHDGFQCGYCTPGQIMSGIACIKEGHANSREEISEYMSGNICRCGAYHNIVDAITEVKEGGKKI
- a CDS encoding FAD binding domain-containing protein, producing MKNFQIIKALSSSSAVIGKAKDNSSMFIAGGTNLVDLMKKNIVAPDKLVDINGLDLKKIEFLKGKVSIGALAKNSQVAEDASIKEKYPLLALALAAGASQQIRHMATVGGNMLQRTRCSYFYNTDMPCNKRAPKSGCGAIGGSNRMHAVFGASDSCIAVHPSDMCVALAALDAKVLVEGPKGKREIDFTDFHRLPGNTPEKDNTLDSRELITSVEIPDNNFTKNVHYLKVRDRTSYAFALVSVAVALEIKNNTINDVRLAMGGVAHKPWRLTETEKFLKGKAVSEDLFKQAGDLSMKGARGYGDNDFKLTLGGNAVTEALTIAASK
- a CDS encoding YegP family protein, which translates into the protein MGKFVITKRTNGEFQFNLKAGNGQTILSSEGYSTKAACSNGIESVKTNSQDDNRFDRKESSSGKPYFNLKASNGQIIGSSEMYESVSARENGIESVKKNAPDAAVDDQTA
- a CDS encoding family 43 glycosylhydrolase; translation: MKRILLCLVSLLSLFDPLQAQNTAKGIPPVIADKDLTAYLFVYFIGNKVEEEAVNYAVSTDGYHYYALNNNKPILDSKTISSTGGVRDPHILRGEDGKTFYMVLTDMTSSKGWDSNRAMVLLKSTDLVNWKSSIVNIQTAFPGNEDLKRVWAPQTIYDAKAGKYMIYFSMQHAGGPDKIYYAYANKDFTALESAPKLLFVPKSGNACIDGDIIEKNGEYHLFYKTETNTPGIKVAVTKDLTSGNWIENDNYLQQTKDGVEGSSVFKLNNSDEYILMYDVYTKGRYQFTKTKDLENFSVIDNDISMDFNPRHGTILPITRSELKRITDKWGTPAKLPKVNHNPVLEGYYADPEILYSNKTKKYYIYPTSDGFDGWSGYYFKTFSSDNLVDWKDEGIIIDLKKDVAWANRNAWAPCIVEKKIKGKYKYFYYFTAAQKVGVAVSDNPTGPFKDSGKAIVATRPEGIKDGQEIDPDVFTDPKTGKSYLYWGNMYMGVAELNPDMVSIKAGTTKVIAVNDTFREGTYVIYRNGKYYFFWSEDDTRSPNYKVRYGISNSPTGPLEIPKDNIVIQGNPAEGIYATGHNSVLQLPNKDEWYITYHRFSYPTGIKMGDAGGFHREVCIDRLEFNPDGTIKQVIPTHKGIPAVK
- a CDS encoding glycoside hydrolase family 27 protein gives rise to the protein MKITNLLTMAIGAFFLSAVSNAQTKTFQKEEFKQWAQTPPMGWNSWDCYGPTVEEHEVKANADYMAKELKKFGWEYVVVDIRWFVENDKAGGYNQTDPRYVIDQYGRYLPAVNRFPSAKDGQGFKPLADYIHKKGLKFGIHIMRGIPKKAVEDKLPIKGANGITADQVYSTALQCEWLKDNYTIVADKPGAQEYYDSIFELYAQWGVDFIKIDDLSRPYHEGEINLIRNAIDKCGRKIVLSTSPGETPISAAPHVSTHANMWRMVDDVWDTWPHITHLMDVAQKWYPYIAPGTWPDCDMIPLGRISIRGERGNDRMTRLTKDEQYTLITFFNIFKSPLFFGGDLPSNDAFTLSLLTNKEVVKMHNQSTDVKQLFQKDGKIAITSKNPKDGSVYLALFNISDNASQKVVVNLSDIGISGSAEILNMWTGEKSKSTSKEIGLELKPHSSVLYQLKSKK
- a CDS encoding XdhC family protein; translated protein: MKEITEILRAYTEAKSAGKKTALATVVKVEGSSYRQPGARMLVTEDGMLTGAISGGCLEGDALRKALLSINQKQNKLVTYNTSSEDDAEVGLQLGCNGIVHILFEYIDEEAQNNPIQLLEQLESERKEAVIVTVFSLKRNASQIGTTLFFRKDSPVLNHHNEALNLISDVKEVLKTKTSTIKKLQEESDDEALIEYIKPSILLVIAGAGNDIQPVVKMAAILGWKITIGDGRATHATAKRFPKANQISVVKPEQFLENIIIDGQTYFVLMTHNYKYDLAVLKALLQTNCYYVGILGPKSKFNRMQDDLLAEGITINEEQLSRIHSPVGLDIGAETSEEIALSIISEIKAVASSREGTSLKYKLGKIHDEIHNGE
- a CDS encoding cysteine desulfurase family protein; protein product: MPQQEIIYLDNNATTRVDERVLNAMLPYFTDLYANSTGTHLAGLTVKEAVENAAWQTADLINAEADEIVFTSGATEAINLAIKGLADQNRKHIVTVQTEHKAVLETCRFMESIGYDITYLSTDSDGLLNLQLLEEIITDKTLVFIGMFPNNETGVIQNVSAISKILKDKNVLFMCDATQAIGKIPVDVKKLGIDLLTLSAHKFYGPKGVGALYVSAKAKIKLSPQIVGGGQQRKLRSGTLNVPGIIGLGKASEIALNELEKDQNRILLLRDKLEKGLLQFEGSFVNGNIENRIYNTTNICFPGVNSEQLILGLGNISVSNGASCSAVTSEPSHVLKAMGLSDEDALSSIRFSLGRFTTSEEIDIAVERVLELARRI
- a CDS encoding nucleotidyltransferase family protein, translated to MKFIMENKFRNKTGIIILAAGSSSRLGSPKQLLKYKESTLLKNTISQASKVSSAFIIVVTGSEAEIIEKEFNTEEILFSFNPDWQNGMSSSIIKGIEELLHFNPDCEQCILAVCDQPFVTSFVFENLIRESNKNQKGMAASAYSETLGTPVLFHKKYFQELLKLKGQEGAKKLIKKHLDDVISVPFEKGNIDIDTEDDYSQLISFDK